The following coding sequences lie in one Desulfitibacter alkalitolerans DSM 16504 genomic window:
- the queE gene encoding putative 7-carboxy-7-deazaguanine synthase QueE: MLRVNEKFVSINGEGPHSGMLAVFIRFAGCNLQCSYCDTQYAVNLTTAEYKEESVEDILSYIEEQGIINIVLTGGEPLLQQQSELLMLIENLNARGYKVDIETNGSIDILPYKDIACIIMDYKLPMSGMEEWMCIKNLQHLKNSDVVKFVCSTEKDLNRAYELIQEQELTKKVKVFLSPVFGMLDPVAIVDYIKQKRLNNVALQLQLHKILWDPQARGV; this comes from the coding sequence ATGCTAAGAGTTAATGAAAAGTTTGTGAGTATTAATGGAGAAGGCCCTCATTCCGGCATGTTGGCAGTATTTATTAGATTTGCAGGCTGTAATCTGCAATGCTCTTATTGTGATACACAGTATGCAGTCAATTTAACTACAGCTGAATACAAAGAAGAAAGTGTAGAAGACATCCTGAGCTATATTGAAGAACAGGGCATTATCAATATTGTTTTAACAGGTGGAGAACCCCTGCTTCAGCAGCAGTCTGAGCTTTTAATGCTTATAGAGAATTTAAATGCAAGGGGTTACAAGGTAGACATTGAAACCAACGGATCAATTGACATTTTGCCTTATAAAGATATTGCCTGTATCATCATGGATTACAAACTTCCCATGAGCGGCATGGAGGAGTGGATGTGTATTAAAAATTTACAGCATCTAAAAAATAGTGATGTAGTAAAGTTTGTGTGTAGTACAGAAAAAGACCTTAACAGGGCTTATGAACTAATTCAGGAACAAGAGTTAACAAAAAAAGTCAAAGTGTTTTTAAGTCCGGTTTTTGGGATGTTAGATCCCGTTGCAATTGTTGATTATATAAAGCAAAAAAGGCTAAACAATGTTGCATTACAACTGCAGCTGCATAAAATTTTATGGGACCCCCAAGCAAGGGGAGTGTGA
- a CDS encoding N-formylglutamate amidohydrolase: MKSILPVVISIPHGGTFIPGEVRNLCRLNAREILEDGDTWSKEIYTLSGEVAACIKTSIARAVLDMNRSCNDLPPNNPDGVVKTVTVFNKQIWPEASGLPGHITEFLINKYHKAYHRAITNACKDKDAVLGLDCHTMLAAAPSGSRFPGELRPLICLSNGGDEHGKPINMPVTAPPELLFAFGDAIIKAFEHADIQIQSNIPLLVYNNPFRGGYITKHHGLNSKIPWIQIELSKALYIPEHPQFDYIMTSEIAARLKSLQNMFRNALHGFLKELKPMV; this comes from the coding sequence GTGAAAAGTATTCTGCCAGTAGTTATCTCCATACCCCATGGAGGAACATTTATCCCAGGTGAAGTACGTAATCTTTGTAGACTAAATGCAAGAGAAATATTGGAGGATGGAGACACCTGGTCTAAAGAAATTTATACCCTGTCAGGTGAGGTGGCAGCATGCATTAAAACTTCTATTGCCAGGGCTGTATTGGATATGAACAGGTCTTGTAATGATCTTCCTCCCAATAATCCAGATGGTGTTGTCAAGACAGTTACCGTTTTTAATAAACAAATCTGGCCTGAAGCAAGTGGTTTGCCTGGTCATATAACAGAGTTCCTTATAAATAAGTATCATAAGGCTTATCACAGGGCCATCACCAATGCTTGCAAAGATAAAGATGCAGTCTTAGGATTAGACTGTCATACTATGCTTGCTGCCGCCCCGTCAGGATCAAGGTTTCCTGGTGAACTCAGGCCCTTAATCTGCTTGAGCAATGGTGGAGATGAGCATGGAAAACCTATAAATATGCCAGTCACAGCTCCGCCTGAATTACTATTTGCCTTTGGTGATGCTATAATCAAAGCTTTTGAACATGCAGATATTCAGATCCAGTCAAATATTCCTCTATTAGTCTACAATAATCCCTTTCGTGGCGGCTACATTACCAAACATCATGGGCTTAACAGCAAAATTCCCTGGATTCAAATTGAACTCAGCAAAGCGCTTTATATACCTGAACACCCTCAATTTGACTACATTATGACCAGTGAAATTGCAGCCAGACTTAAATCTCTACAAAATATGTTCAGGAATGCTTTACATGGTTTTTTAAAGGAGCTTAAACCCATGGTTTGA
- a CDS encoding helix-turn-helix domain-containing protein: MGEVLKLARGKKGLSINEIVSKIKINEIYIQALEEDNFNVFSNRQAGEEALIAYVNFLGLNRDALIAEFNKGWADSITAKEYIKAAFSSDKKKGIKVPVIITSLVIIALFTVIAFSFINIPVQYTNDKDFKVAESGKDTHGINNTTLTKEPAGESSEVSTEEAGDVTDEKADGKMQGAIVHGLMVEIIPSRGDCWIEVRVDDELVLYRMVYMGEESMVFKGNNRIDILLGNAAAVDIIKNGESLGALGNEKQVVRRIITP; this comes from the coding sequence ATGGGCGAAGTGCTTAAACTGGCCAGGGGGAAAAAAGGATTATCAATTAATGAGATTGTATCAAAGATTAAAATCAACGAAATCTATATCCAGGCCCTTGAGGAAGATAATTTTAACGTCTTTTCTAATAGACAGGCGGGAGAGGAAGCTTTAATTGCTTATGTTAATTTTTTAGGGCTGAACCGTGATGCTCTTATAGCTGAATTTAATAAAGGTTGGGCCGATTCAATAACAGCAAAGGAGTATATTAAAGCAGCCTTTTCATCAGATAAGAAAAAAGGGATTAAGGTCCCTGTTATTATAACCAGCCTAGTAATTATAGCTTTATTTACAGTAATTGCCTTTAGTTTTATTAATATACCTGTCCAGTATACCAATGATAAAGATTTTAAAGTTGCTGAATCTGGAAAAGATACCCATGGAATTAATAATACTACGCTTACTAAAGAGCCTGCCGGGGAATCTTCAGAGGTATCAACTGAAGAGGCAGGAGATGTAACTGATGAAAAGGCAGATGGAAAAATGCAAGGAGCTATTGTTCATGGTTTAATGGTAGAGATCATTCCGTCCAGAGGAGACTGCTGGATAGAGGTAAGGGTTGATGATGAGCTTGTACTTTATCGCATGGTCTATATGGGGGAAGAAAGCATGGTATTCAAAGGTAACAATAGGATTGATATATTACTTGGTAATGCAGCGGCAGTTGATATTATCAAAAACGGAGAAAGTCTTGGGGCATTAGGTAATGAAAAACAAGTTGTCAGGAGAATTATAACTCCTTAG
- the queC gene encoding 7-cyano-7-deazaguanine synthase QueC, giving the protein MKVIVTLSGGLDSTTCMAVAFNNKEDIYPISFTYGQRHSIEIESAKAVAKYYGLEARHKIVDVNFLCEIGNSSLTDKSLAIPEETTDESIPNTYVPQRNLIFASLASAYAEVLGAGKIYLGVNAVDFSGYPDCRPEFIKSLEETINLSSKNFVQDGLRCIIDTPLINLSKSEIVKLGNKLSAPYHLTTSCYNGTNCGKCDSCVLRLKGFKEAGLVDPIQYLE; this is encoded by the coding sequence GTGAAAGTCATTGTAACATTATCTGGTGGATTGGACAGTACAACATGTATGGCTGTAGCTTTTAATAATAAAGAGGATATTTACCCCATTAGCTTTACCTATGGTCAAAGGCATTCTATAGAGATAGAAAGTGCTAAAGCAGTTGCCAAATACTATGGACTTGAAGCAAGACATAAAATTGTAGACGTTAATTTCTTATGTGAGATAGGCAACAGCTCCCTTACAGATAAAAGCCTTGCTATTCCAGAGGAAACAACCGATGAGAGCATTCCAAATACTTACGTTCCACAAAGAAATTTAATTTTTGCTTCATTGGCTTCAGCATATGCTGAAGTGCTTGGTGCCGGAAAAATATATCTAGGTGTTAATGCTGTGGATTTTAGTGGTTATCCTGACTGCAGGCCTGAATTCATAAAAAGCCTGGAAGAAACCATCAACCTTTCATCAAAGAACTTTGTTCAAGATGGTTTAAGATGTATAATAGATACTCCCCTGATTAACCTGTCAAAATCTGAAATTGTAAAACTAGGAAATAAACTATCTGCTCCCTATCATCTTACAACATCATGTTATAATGGTACCAATTGCGGAAAATGTGACAGCTGTGTCTTAAGGTTAAAGGGCTTTAAAGAAGCTGGTCTCGTTGATCCCATACAGTATTTAGAGTAA
- a CDS encoding 2-oxoacid:ferredoxin oxidoreductase subunit beta, with product MSNGYEMSNVYDINEEKAWCPGCGNHVIQECIKQALLELNLMPYQVLICSGIGQAAKLPHYVSANGFNGLHGRALPPAVAAKMVNPNLNVIVHTGDGDCYGEGGNHLLHNIRRNVDITLFVHNNGVYGLTKGQASPTTEIGRKTGVQTEGVILSPLNPISLAISQNISFAARGFTGEREHLVDLMKEAIKHKGFALVDILQPCVVFNKVNTFKWYKERVYKLNEEYDYKDRINAFSKSLEWDEGIPIGVIYKTQRTPFMDGLEHLKGKPPLIERDYGPLDAQEYMKDFF from the coding sequence ATGTCTAATGGTTATGAAATGTCTAACGTATATGACATAAATGAAGAAAAAGCCTGGTGCCCTGGTTGTGGAAACCATGTTATACAGGAGTGTATTAAACAAGCCTTGTTAGAGTTGAATTTAATGCCCTATCAAGTGTTAATTTGCTCTGGAATAGGGCAGGCAGCAAAACTTCCCCATTATGTAAGTGCCAATGGCTTTAATGGGCTTCATGGTAGAGCCTTACCACCAGCAGTAGCTGCGAAAATGGTCAACCCCAATTTAAATGTAATAGTTCATACGGGAGATGGGGATTGCTATGGTGAAGGAGGTAATCATTTACTTCACAACATTAGAAGGAATGTAGATATTACGCTTTTTGTACACAATAATGGTGTGTACGGCTTAACAAAGGGTCAAGCCTCTCCCACAACAGAAATTGGCAGAAAAACAGGAGTTCAAACAGAAGGTGTAATTTTGTCACCTTTAAATCCAATTTCCCTGGCAATTAGCCAAAACATTAGTTTTGCTGCACGGGGGTTCACTGGAGAAAGGGAGCATCTTGTAGATTTAATGAAGGAAGCTATAAAGCATAAGGGATTTGCCCTGGTGGATATACTACAGCCCTGTGTTGTATTTAATAAGGTTAACACTTTTAAGTGGTACAAGGAAAGGGTTTACAAGCTAAATGAGGAATATGACTACAAAGACAGGATTAATGCCTTTAGTAAATCGCTAGAATGGGATGAAGGTATTCCCATAGGTGTTATTTACAAGACACAAAGAACTCCATTTATGGATGGATTGGAACATTTAAAAGGAAAGCCTCCGTTAATAGAAAGAGATTATGGTCCACTAGATGCTCAAGAATACATGAAGGATTTCTTTTAA
- a CDS encoding Rieske (2Fe-2S) protein, whose protein sequence is MLKQIHGAASLKDGEKLGVKIEGKEILVVRVSEKLYALNGKCTHLGCLLKKGSLEGQIINCPCHGSSFDVTNGQVVKWIPNWPKMVGALTEKIGLARPLETYKVEISEQEVYVEI, encoded by the coding sequence ATGCTTAAACAAATTCATGGTGCTGCAAGTTTAAAAGATGGAGAAAAACTAGGTGTTAAGATAGAAGGAAAAGAAATACTAGTAGTTCGCGTAAGTGAAAAATTGTATGCCTTAAATGGAAAATGCACTCACCTTGGTTGTTTGTTAAAAAAAGGAAGCCTGGAGGGCCAGATTATCAATTGTCCATGCCATGGATCTAGTTTTGATGTAACAAATGGACAGGTTGTAAAGTGGATTCCTAACTGGCCTAAAATGGTAGGCGCCTTAACTGAAAAAATCGGTTTAGCCAGACCCCTTGAAACCTATAAGGTGGAGATTTCGGAGCAGGAAGTATATGTAGAAATCTAA
- a CDS encoding redoxin domain-containing protein produces MKTKPIDIGRAAPDFTLKDNRGNMVSLSDFAGKKVLLSWHPLAWTRVCAEQMVALEKNINIFDELNVEPLGMSVDPYPTKNAWAKHLEIARVKLPSDFWPHGAAARDYGLFREVEGHSERANVIIDEKGIVRWIKLYEIPEVPDIHEVIDFIKSL; encoded by the coding sequence ATGAAAACCAAACCAATTGATATAGGTAGAGCAGCCCCTGACTTTACACTTAAAGACAACAGGGGGAATATGGTTAGTCTAAGTGACTTCGCTGGGAAGAAGGTTTTATTATCCTGGCATCCATTAGCCTGGACCCGGGTATGTGCTGAACAGATGGTTGCTTTAGAAAAAAATATAAATATATTTGATGAATTAAATGTTGAGCCCCTGGGAATGAGTGTGGATCCATATCCAACAAAAAATGCCTGGGCCAAGCATCTGGAGATAGCAAGGGTTAAGCTTCCTTCAGATTTTTGGCCCCATGGAGCTGCAGCCAGGGATTATGGTTTATTTAGAGAAGTGGAGGGGCATTCTGAAAGGGCTAACGTTATCATAGACGAAAAGGGGATTGTAAGGTGGATTAAACTTTATGAAATTCCTGAAGTGCCTGATATACATGAAGTGATAGACTTTATTAAAAGTCTATAA
- a CDS encoding 2-oxoacid:acceptor oxidoreductase subunit alpha, producing MDINVLIGGAAGQGMETISSILERILHRKGYFVFSNKDYMSRIRGGHNFNLVRISSKKLYSHKDSVNVILALNKETIEIHRDRLVTGGKIICDSKLGINHEDIISIPLEDIAGEMGDRRASGTVALGALLKIFTLDKGYLHEVLKMYFSGDILEINIKAAEKGYELSQSFIKLKAPETIEKLPRILINGNESIALGALAAGCSFYSAYPMTPSTSIMNYLAAKQRDAGILVEQAEDEIAAINMALGAAYAGVRSMTGTSGGGFSLMVEGLSLAGMIETPVVIVDSQRPGPATGFPTRTEQGDLSFILTAGHGEFPRVVIAVKNPEDAFYQTARAFNLADKYQIPVIILTDQYLADYTQSTEVYDFSKIKIERHLSTQEDLPDGEYMRYKISESGISPRIIPGKIPGQVVLVDSDEHNERGNITESAQVRIAMANKRMNKICLIEEETIEPELMGSSGRVVLVAWGSMYGPIKEAVELLNQEGYDLEALVFGDLWPLPKKRLYKLAAENKVFINIEQNYTGQLAKLIRQETSITCDKSLLKHDGRMLGCNEIYRWLKREVMHNV from the coding sequence GTGGATATTAATGTTTTAATTGGAGGTGCCGCAGGCCAGGGCATGGAAACAATCAGCAGCATCTTGGAGCGGATATTACATAGAAAAGGCTATTTTGTTTTCTCAAATAAGGATTACATGTCTAGAATTCGCGGGGGCCATAATTTTAATCTGGTTAGAATCAGCAGTAAAAAGTTATATTCTCATAAAGATAGTGTAAATGTAATACTGGCTTTAAATAAGGAAACAATAGAAATTCATAGAGACAGGTTAGTGACTGGAGGAAAAATAATATGTGACAGCAAGCTGGGAATTAATCATGAGGACATTATCTCTATACCCCTTGAGGACATTGCCGGAGAAATGGGTGACCGCAGGGCATCAGGGACTGTTGCGCTAGGAGCCCTCTTAAAGATTTTTACTCTAGATAAGGGTTATCTACACGAAGTATTAAAAATGTATTTTTCAGGTGATATATTAGAGATAAATATTAAAGCAGCTGAAAAGGGATACGAGTTAAGTCAAAGCTTCATCAAGCTAAAAGCTCCAGAGACTATAGAAAAACTGCCTAGAATATTGATAAATGGCAATGAATCCATTGCCCTGGGAGCTTTGGCCGCCGGGTGTTCCTTTTATTCAGCTTATCCCATGACCCCTTCAACAAGTATAATGAATTATCTAGCAGCTAAACAGAGGGATGCTGGAATACTTGTAGAGCAGGCTGAAGATGAGATTGCTGCAATTAACATGGCATTAGGTGCAGCTTATGCAGGAGTAAGGTCCATGACAGGCACTTCAGGTGGAGGCTTTTCACTTATGGTTGAGGGTTTGAGTCTTGCAGGAATGATAGAAACCCCAGTAGTAATTGTAGATTCTCAAAGACCAGGACCTGCTACAGGTTTCCCGACAAGAACAGAACAGGGGGATCTAAGTTTTATTCTTACAGCTGGTCACGGTGAATTTCCAAGGGTGGTTATTGCTGTAAAGAATCCAGAGGATGCTTTTTATCAGACTGCTAGAGCCTTTAATTTAGCAGATAAATATCAGATTCCAGTAATTATCTTAACCGATCAATACCTTGCAGATTATACCCAAAGTACTGAGGTATATGATTTTTCAAAGATTAAAATAGAAAGGCATTTAAGCACTCAAGAGGATCTGCCAGATGGAGAATACATGAGATATAAAATAAGTGAAAGTGGAATTTCACCAAGAATTATACCTGGTAAAATTCCTGGACAGGTGGTTTTGGTTGATAGCGATGAGCATAATGAAAGGGGTAATATAACAGAGTCTGCCCAGGTACGCATTGCAATGGCAAACAAGCGCATGAATAAAATATGCCTTATTGAAGAAGAAACTATAGAACCTGAACTCATGGGTTCCAGCGGTAGAGTTGTTTTAGTTGCCTGGGGTTCCATGTATGGGCCTATTAAAGAGGCTGTAGAATTGCTAAACCAGGAGGGATATGATCTAGAGGCATTAGTATTTGGTGACTTATGGCCCCTGCCAAAGAAGAGGCTCTATAAACTGGCTGCAGAGAATAAGGTCTTTATTAACATAGAGCAGAACTACACAGGACAGCTTGCAAAGCTCATTCGGCAGGAAACCTCCATTACATGTGACAAGAGCCTTCTCAAGCATGATGGAAGGATGCTTGGCTGCAATGAAATCTACCGCTGGTTAAAAAGGGAGGTGATGCATAATGTCTAA
- a CDS encoding HU family DNA-binding protein — translation MNKSDLISKVSEEAEISIKDSQKIVNAVLESIEEALSKGEKIKFLGFGSFEVRQRAAREGRNPKTGEVINLPSTAAPVFKPGKKLKDSIMRFERRKSGLPKIISITSGKGGAGKTNYVINTAIALAQKGLKVYIIDADLGTANVDVLLGVRAKYTIEHLVNGTKTSVMDIVIDAPGGIKIIPGGSGIQALADLSEMELNRVFNMFEPLEDHADVILIDTGSGISKNVVSFLLPADEIVVVVTPEPHAITDAYALIKVLNEKKVVKPVKMVFNMVDDIEEARNVARRILEVVGRFLEIKPYPLGYILRDNNVNKAVKMMEPFILCYPNTIASKNISEIAEKLNPNYQGANIRLENSFVYEQEKSIGFVAKLKKFLSR, via the coding sequence ATGAATAAAAGTGATTTAATATCAAAAGTATCTGAGGAAGCTGAAATATCCATTAAGGATTCTCAAAAAATTGTTAACGCAGTACTTGAAAGCATTGAAGAAGCATTATCTAAAGGAGAAAAGATAAAGTTTCTTGGTTTCGGTTCCTTTGAAGTGAGACAAAGAGCAGCACGAGAAGGCCGAAACCCAAAAACAGGCGAGGTCATAAATCTGCCATCAACTGCTGCTCCTGTATTTAAACCTGGGAAAAAATTAAAGGACTCTATAATGAGATTTGAGCGCAGAAAATCAGGACTACCCAAGATAATTTCTATAACAAGTGGTAAGGGTGGTGCCGGTAAAACAAACTATGTTATAAATACAGCTATTGCTTTAGCCCAAAAAGGATTAAAGGTATACATAATTGATGCAGACCTTGGAACAGCTAATGTGGATGTGCTTCTAGGTGTAAGGGCAAAATATACTATTGAACATTTGGTTAATGGTACAAAGACTAGTGTTATGGACATTGTTATTGATGCACCTGGAGGTATTAAAATTATCCCAGGAGGTTCAGGAATTCAGGCTTTAGCTGATCTTTCGGAAATGGAGCTAAACAGGGTATTTAACATGTTTGAACCCCTGGAAGATCATGCTGATGTTATACTCATTGATACAGGTTCTGGTATATCTAAAAATGTGGTGAGTTTTTTGCTTCCGGCTGATGAAATAGTAGTAGTTGTTACCCCAGAGCCCCATGCTATTACCGACGCCTATGCACTAATTAAGGTTCTAAATGAAAAAAAAGTAGTTAAGCCTGTTAAAATGGTGTTTAACATGGTGGATGATATTGAAGAAGCAAGAAATGTGGCCAGGAGAATTTTAGAGGTGGTGGGGCGTTTTCTTGAGATTAAACCTTATCCCCTTGGATATATTCTTAGGGATAATAATGTAAACAAGGCAGTCAAAATGATGGAGCCCTTTATCCTTTGCTATCCAAATACCATAGCTTCCAAGAATATCTCTGAAATTGCAGAAAAACTTAACCCTAATTACCAGGGAGCTAATATTAGACTTGAAAATAGCTTTGTCTATGAGCAGGAAAAATCTATAGGCTTTGTAGCCAAGCTGAAAAAGTTTTTATCGAGATAA
- a CDS encoding aminopeptidase, which produces MIKIPNLAKNLLNYSCELKPAENILITFNGESAIPLVKELIKQTYELGANPFVQQGNSTVTREVFKKANLEQIKLMAEFELPRMQKMDASIGIGASDNAFELKGIPDEILQNYNRVFSDTVLKERVENTKWVILRYPNNSMAQQAQLSLEDFENFYYDVCTMDYAKMSRAMDSLVELMERTDKVRIADNYTDITFSIKDIPVIKCDGKRNIPDGEVYTAPVKDSVNGHIKFNCPSNYQGFTYENVFFKVKDGKIIEAIANDSKKINELLNTDEGSRYFGEFAIGVNPYITAPMNDTLFDEKIAGSFHLTPGKCYKEASNGNCSAIHWDLISIQTPEYGGGEIYFDDVLIRKDGLFVLDELKELNPENLKSS; this is translated from the coding sequence ATGATTAAAATACCAAACCTTGCAAAAAACCTGCTTAATTATTCCTGTGAATTAAAACCAGCCGAAAACATACTCATTACATTTAATGGTGAAAGTGCTATCCCACTGGTTAAAGAGTTAATTAAGCAAACATATGAACTGGGAGCTAATCCCTTTGTTCAACAGGGAAACTCTACGGTAACTAGAGAAGTTTTTAAAAAGGCTAATCTAGAGCAGATTAAACTAATGGCAGAATTTGAATTGCCAAGAATGCAAAAGATGGATGCATCTATAGGCATTGGAGCAAGTGATAATGCATTTGAGCTAAAGGGTATACCAGATGAAATATTGCAGAACTATAATAGGGTTTTTTCTGATACAGTTCTTAAGGAAAGGGTTGAGAATACCAAGTGGGTTATTCTTAGATACCCCAACAATTCCATGGCTCAACAGGCTCAACTAAGCCTGGAGGATTTTGAGAATTTCTACTATGATGTTTGCACCATGGATTATGCCAAAATGAGCAGGGCCATGGATAGCCTTGTTGAGCTAATGGAAAGAACGGACAAGGTAAGAATTGCAGACAACTATACAGATATAACCTTTTCCATCAAGGATATCCCAGTGATTAAATGTGATGGCAAGAGAAATATACCTGATGGCGAAGTCTATACTGCTCCAGTTAAGGATAGTGTCAATGGTCACATTAAGTTTAATTGCCCTTCTAATTATCAAGGCTTCACTTATGAAAATGTATTTTTTAAGGTAAAGGACGGAAAGATTATTGAAGCAATTGCTAACGATTCCAAGAAAATAAACGAACTTTTAAATACTGATGAGGGTTCAAGATATTTTGGAGAATTTGCCATTGGAGTTAATCCTTATATTACTGCACCAATGAATGATACTTTGTTTGATGAAAAAATAGCAGGCAGCTTTCATCTTACACCTGGCAAGTGCTACAAGGAGGCTAGCAATGGAAACTGTTCTGCCATCCACTGGGACCTGATAAGCATTCAAACCCCTGAATATGGTGGCGGAGAAATATATTTTGATGATGTTTTAATTAGAAAGGATGGACTCTTTGTATTAGATGAACTGAAAGAATTAAATCCTGAAAATCTAAAATCCTCTTAA
- the queD gene encoding 6-carboxytetrahydropterin synthase QueD, with amino-acid sequence MFILQSEFEFDAAHRLIGHKGKCARLHGHRWRVIVQIKSQQLKEEGTDRDMVIDFSDLRKDLKELENIFDHKVIEEGKVFQVNDTTVIVPFRPTAERLAQFIYKRIEEKGHQVHEVKVFETPKNAVTYME; translated from the coding sequence ATGTTTATCCTACAGTCAGAATTTGAATTTGATGCAGCCCATAGACTTATAGGACATAAGGGAAAATGCGCCAGGCTTCATGGACACAGGTGGAGGGTAATTGTTCAAATCAAAAGCCAACAACTAAAGGAAGAGGGCACTGATAGAGACATGGTAATAGACTTTTCAGACCTGAGAAAAGATCTTAAGGAGCTGGAGAATATTTTTGACCATAAAGTAATTGAAGAGGGAAAGGTGTTTCAGGTCAATGATACTACAGTCATTGTACCCTTTAGACCCACAGCTGAAAGGCTGGCTCAATTCATTTATAAAAGAATTGAAGAAAAAGGCCATCAGGTTCATGAGGTTAAGGTTTTTGAAACGCCTAAAAATGCAGTTACTTATATGGAATAG